A stretch of the Marivirga tractuosa DSM 4126 genome encodes the following:
- a CDS encoding sensor histidine kinase: MWKQSLSIFFTILFTITSLAHGQRAVFNLQQSNLNDEIVLLQGEWQFEYGELLSAEEMRELKSPVYIEIPKTWTGIEYKGEELPSTGYATYYAQIIVDKSISNLALNGKVQSTNYKLFVNGKELGEVGKLGTSDETAEPDYQNKIFSLPVDDTLDIVFQISNFHYRKGGMSRPPELAEKELLIEDRGQNISLSFFLIGSIFFMGLYHLGSNFFRTRNRMNTYFALVCLFTILRALSVNEYLLIDYLNFPWWLSTRIELISFYLIFAFTIRFIYYLFPEYIPKFFASIPYYIGISATVITLFTPILYNSNLVPIMQLVTVITGIAILYFIFRASLKGNKEVIIALIGFLLLFAVTVIEILIHQSHIVGEMVFALGIFFYLFSHVIILANRQNQTYIKNQDLSLALQQSNQRLERTVEERTKELNERNKELVQNNEELKKIHDEKNGLIHVLAHDLKSPLNNNKGLIQLVRMPENLTEDQKDYLNKLEKSNQQGIQLIEDLLQLYRMESQQKAEIEAIDVGSYFDELIQKHEDTAKLKSIKIETKIEPTKKAFYTDPDKLQRIMDNLISNALKFSYEESTIYLKIKHEGHQLHIEVKDEGMGILKEEQPKIFQKFQKMSNKPTAGESTSGLGLSIVKTLVEQLEGTIEFESAPRKGTSFKVSLEDLKSDH; encoded by the coding sequence ATGTGGAAGCAGTCATTATCCATTTTCTTCACCATACTTTTCACCATAACATCACTTGCTCATGGTCAGCGAGCTGTGTTTAATCTTCAACAAAGTAATTTAAATGACGAAATTGTATTACTTCAAGGAGAATGGCAATTTGAATATGGGGAACTACTTTCTGCAGAGGAAATGCGAGAATTAAAATCCCCAGTTTATATTGAGATTCCGAAAACTTGGACAGGCATTGAATACAAAGGAGAAGAGCTTCCTTCCACAGGTTACGCAACCTATTATGCACAAATAATTGTCGATAAAAGCATTAGTAATCTAGCATTAAATGGAAAAGTTCAAAGTACTAACTACAAGCTGTTCGTAAATGGCAAAGAATTGGGAGAAGTAGGCAAATTAGGTACTTCTGATGAAACTGCTGAGCCAGATTATCAAAATAAAATATTCTCCTTACCCGTGGATGACACATTAGATATTGTATTTCAAATTTCAAATTTTCACTATAGAAAAGGTGGAATGTCCAGACCGCCAGAGTTAGCAGAAAAGGAGCTTTTAATTGAAGATAGGGGACAAAATATTTCACTATCATTCTTCTTAATTGGTTCGATCTTTTTTATGGGGCTGTATCATCTAGGGTCAAATTTTTTTCGTACTCGAAATAGAATGAATACCTATTTCGCATTGGTGTGCTTATTTACTATCCTTCGGGCGCTTAGTGTAAACGAATATTTGCTTATCGACTATTTAAATTTCCCATGGTGGTTAAGCACTCGAATCGAGCTAATCAGTTTCTATTTGATTTTCGCTTTTACTATTCGTTTTATTTACTACCTCTTTCCAGAATATATTCCTAAATTTTTTGCTTCTATTCCATACTATATAGGAATTTCAGCAACTGTTATTACACTTTTCACCCCAATTCTATACAATTCAAACTTAGTTCCGATTATGCAACTGGTTACTGTCATTACAGGGATTGCTATTTTATACTTTATTTTCAGAGCAAGCCTAAAAGGAAACAAAGAAGTAATAATTGCACTAATTGGTTTTTTATTGCTCTTTGCTGTAACCGTAATAGAAATACTGATTCACCAATCGCACATTGTTGGGGAAATGGTTTTTGCACTAGGTATTTTCTTTTATTTATTTAGCCATGTCATCATTTTGGCAAACCGACAAAATCAAACTTATATTAAAAATCAGGATTTGAGTTTAGCACTTCAACAATCGAATCAGCGACTTGAAAGAACGGTGGAAGAAAGAACCAAAGAATTGAATGAGCGAAACAAGGAACTCGTTCAGAATAATGAAGAATTAAAAAAGATTCATGATGAAAAAAACGGCTTAATCCACGTTTTGGCCCATGATTTAAAATCTCCATTAAACAATAATAAAGGATTGATTCAATTGGTAAGAATGCCTGAAAATTTAACTGAGGACCAAAAAGATTACTTAAATAAATTAGAGAAATCAAATCAGCAAGGTATACAATTGATTGAAGATCTACTTCAACTCTACCGCATGGAATCGCAACAAAAAGCTGAAATAGAAGCTATAGATGTAGGTTCATATTTTGATGAATTGATACAAAAACATGAGGATACTGCTAAACTTAAGAGTATCAAAATTGAAACTAAGATAGAACCCACAAAAAAAGCATTCTATACGGATCCAGATAAGCTTCAGCGTATAATGGATAACCTAATTTCAAATGCCTTGAAATTTTCTTATGAAGAAAGTACCATCTATCTAAAAATAAAGCATGAGGGACATCAGCTACATATTGAGGTTAAAGACGAAGGAATGGGTATTTTGAAAGAAGAACAACCTAAAATATTTCAGAAATTTCAAAAAATGAGCAACAAACCCACAGCGGGTGAAAGCACCTCAGGCTTGGGCTTATCCATTGTGAAAACCTTAGTAGAGCAGTTAGAAGGGACAATAGAGTTTGAAAGTGCACCGAGGAAAGGGACTAGTTTTAAGGTTAGTTTAGAAGACCTTAAATCCGATCATTGA
- the metG gene encoding methionine--tRNA ligase: protein MQKLNNRYTITAALPYANGPLHIGHIAGAYLPADIFVRYLRLRKKEVAFMCGSDEHGAAITIRAKKEGITPNAIIDKYHELNKKTFEKFGIAFDMYHRTSEPSHHELSQEFFTKLYEKGEFEERESEQYYDEEFNQFLADRYITGKCPKCGNESAYGDQCEKCGSSLNPTDLINPVSTLSGKTPILKKTTHWFLPLDKYQEWMEKWLVEGKKGKWKSNVYGQCSSWLNQGLQARAMTRDLDWGVDVPLKGAEGKKLYVWLDAPIGYISATKQWAKDTGNDWEKFWKKQENPEDDSTLIHFIGKDNIVFHCIIFPVILHAHGDYILPENVPANEFLNLEGHKLSTSRNWAVWLHEYLESFPGKEDVLRYALAATLPETKDSEFTWKDFQTRNNSELVAIFGNFINRAVVLTHKYYDGKVPERGEWFDYDQEILNELKGYPDLIEEKIVNYKFREALAAMMEFARLGNKYLAETEPWKLQKENPERVKTIMNLALQIAANLSIVCEPFLPFTATKLRKMLNIEAYEWDLAGSADLLEAGHQINKAELLFEKIEDKTVEEQVNKLEEAKKANAGGSPEVTPMKEEIKFEDFMKMDMRVGTILTAEKVKKSNKLLKLTIDTGIDKRTILSGIAKHFKAEEVVGKQVTVLVNLAPRPMMGEVSEGMVLMAEDSEGNLQFMQPGAEVNPGSTIS from the coding sequence ATGCAAAAATTGAATAATAGATATACCATTACAGCGGCATTACCTTATGCCAATGGACCTTTACATATTGGACATATAGCAGGTGCCTATTTGCCTGCGGATATTTTCGTGCGCTACCTCAGATTGCGCAAAAAAGAAGTGGCTTTTATGTGCGGAAGTGATGAGCACGGTGCTGCCATTACGATTCGCGCTAAGAAAGAAGGCATTACGCCCAATGCCATTATTGATAAATACCACGAACTCAATAAAAAGACTTTCGAAAAATTTGGGATTGCTTTTGATATGTATCATAGGACATCAGAACCTTCTCATCATGAGCTTTCGCAAGAGTTTTTCACCAAACTTTATGAGAAAGGTGAGTTTGAGGAGCGAGAAAGTGAACAATATTACGATGAAGAATTCAATCAGTTTTTAGCAGATCGATATATAACCGGAAAATGTCCAAAATGTGGAAATGAAAGCGCATATGGTGATCAATGTGAAAAATGTGGAAGTTCTTTGAACCCTACCGATTTGATTAATCCGGTTTCTACCTTGAGTGGAAAAACACCTATATTAAAGAAAACGACCCACTGGTTTCTGCCATTAGACAAATATCAGGAATGGATGGAAAAATGGTTGGTTGAAGGCAAAAAAGGCAAGTGGAAATCGAATGTTTACGGACAATGCAGTTCATGGCTTAATCAAGGTTTGCAAGCCAGAGCCATGACGCGTGATTTGGACTGGGGAGTGGATGTTCCATTAAAAGGAGCTGAAGGAAAGAAATTGTATGTTTGGTTGGATGCCCCGATAGGCTACATTTCTGCTACCAAACAATGGGCAAAAGATACTGGGAACGATTGGGAGAAATTCTGGAAGAAACAAGAGAATCCTGAAGATGACAGTACTTTGATTCATTTCATTGGAAAGGATAACATTGTATTTCACTGCATCATTTTCCCTGTGATTTTACATGCACATGGGGATTACATTTTACCAGAAAACGTTCCTGCCAATGAATTCTTAAATCTGGAAGGCCATAAACTTTCTACCAGCAGAAACTGGGCAGTTTGGTTACATGAATATTTAGAATCATTCCCAGGCAAGGAGGATGTTTTAAGATATGCATTAGCTGCAACTCTACCAGAAACAAAAGACAGTGAATTTACCTGGAAAGATTTTCAAACTCGTAATAACAGTGAGTTGGTCGCTATTTTCGGTAATTTCATTAATAGAGCCGTAGTATTGACTCATAAGTACTATGATGGCAAAGTGCCGGAAAGAGGGGAATGGTTTGATTACGATCAGGAAATTCTAAATGAATTGAAAGGCTATCCTGATTTGATTGAGGAGAAAATTGTCAATTATAAATTCAGGGAAGCATTAGCTGCTATGATGGAATTTGCCCGTTTGGGTAATAAATATTTAGCGGAAACTGAGCCTTGGAAATTGCAAAAAGAAAATCCAGAAAGGGTTAAAACTATTATGAATCTGGCTTTACAGATTGCTGCTAATTTGAGCATAGTTTGTGAGCCATTCTTGCCATTTACTGCAACTAAGTTGAGAAAGATGTTGAATATTGAGGCTTATGAATGGGATTTAGCAGGCAGTGCTGATTTACTGGAAGCCGGACATCAAATCAACAAAGCAGAGTTATTATTTGAAAAAATTGAAGACAAAACCGTGGAAGAACAAGTCAATAAATTAGAAGAGGCTAAAAAAGCCAATGCAGGCGGAAGCCCTGAAGTAACTCCAATGAAAGAAGAAATCAAGTTTGAGGATTTCATGAAAATGGATATGCGAGTGGGGACTATTTTGACAGCGGAAAAAGTAAAAAAATCAAATAAGCTTCTTAAGCTTACTATTGATACCGGAATAGACAAACGCACTATCTTAAGTGGAATAGCCAAGCATTTCAAAGCAGAAGAAGTAGTTGGTAAGCAAGTAACTGTTTTAGTGAATCTGGCACCCCGACCGATGATGGGTGAAGTTTCTGAAGGCATGGTGTTGATGGCAGAAGATTCTGAAGGGAATTTGCAATTTATGCAGCCGGGAGCGGAAGTAAATCCAGGAAGCACGATTTCATAG
- a CDS encoding pyruvate carboxylase has product MTTKLFEINKLLVANRGEIAIRVLRAASELRIRTVAVYTYEDRYSLHRYKSDEAYQIGKDDDPLKPYLDIEEIIKLAKHKGVDAIHPGYGFLSENVKLARRCREEGIIFVGPEPEVMNALGDKVRAKDIAIKANVPIIEDSKIDLVDTETALQEAERIGYPIMVKAAAGGGGRGMRVVQNKDQLKTAFADSKSEAGNAFGDDTIFLEKYIDHPKHIEVQIMGDNYGNIVHLFERDCSVQRRFQKVVEVAPSANLSQETRDKLYEYALAITREVNYNNVGTVEFLVDKEENIYFIEVNPRIQVEHTITEEITGVDIVRSQILIAKGHALDDPRIYIQSQEDVQCNGFAIQCRITTEDPENGFKPDYGTIIAYRNAGGFGIRIDEGSSYAGVNISPFFDSMLVKVSSHGRTLKGAAQRLHRALREFRIRGVKTNIGFLENVISHPTFYNGECTVKFIDEHPDLFKITQKFDRGTKTLRFLADVSVNGHPDVKFKEENKTFRHPVVPDYDKYGTYPKGTKNILTELGPEKFAEWLRKEKAIHYTDTTFRDAHQSLLATRMRGIDMMKVAEGYAKNNPEIFSMEVWGGATFDVCMRFLHENPWERLAKFRRAMPNVLLQMLLRGSNAVGYKAYPDNLIEKFIEKSAETGIDIFRIFDSLNWLEAMKVSIKTVRERTNSIAEAAICYTGDILDPEQKKYTLDYYIDFAKQLEGEGAHIIAIKDMAGLLKPYAAKELISALKSEINLPIHLHTHDTSSVQSATYLQAIEAGVDVVDVALGSMSGLTSQPNFNSVASYMQGHEREQKLNINSLNDYSTYWEYVREYYYPFESGLKAGTAEIYDNEIPGGQYSNLRPQANALGLGNKFETVKKNYALVNLMFGDLVKVTPSSKVVGDMALYMTSNNLTPDDIFEKGHTLSFPDSVVDLFRGELGQPVGGFPEKLSKIILKGEKPFTDKPNKHLEPIDFNKEMEAFKKKFDGHDDEADLLAYLLYPKVYEEFYNHQQKYGEVGYIPTLAFFYGMKNGEEILVEISEGKTIIIKLLYISEPNEEALRTVSFELNGQTRRVQIKDNSAKVDKVTNKKISGENEVGAPLQGKLASIKVKRGDKVTENTALFVIEAMKMESSITAPRAGVVKEVHLKSGDMVQQDDLVVSLE; this is encoded by the coding sequence ATGACAACAAAATTATTTGAAATCAATAAATTACTAGTAGCGAATAGAGGTGAAATTGCAATTCGGGTGTTGCGTGCTGCTTCGGAACTTCGAATCCGGACAGTAGCTGTTTACACTTATGAAGACCGCTATTCACTCCATAGATATAAATCAGATGAAGCTTATCAAATCGGGAAAGATGATGATCCACTAAAGCCTTATTTGGATATTGAAGAAATCATCAAGCTTGCCAAGCATAAAGGCGTGGATGCCATTCACCCCGGTTATGGCTTTCTTTCGGAGAATGTAAAATTAGCCAGAAGATGTAGGGAAGAAGGCATCATTTTCGTAGGGCCTGAGCCTGAAGTGATGAATGCCTTAGGAGATAAAGTTAGAGCTAAAGATATTGCTATAAAAGCCAATGTTCCTATCATTGAAGATAGTAAAATTGATTTGGTCGATACGGAAACCGCTTTGCAAGAGGCGGAAAGAATTGGCTATCCTATTATGGTGAAGGCTGCTGCCGGTGGTGGTGGTCGCGGTATGCGAGTAGTTCAAAATAAAGACCAATTGAAAACCGCTTTCGCAGATTCTAAAAGTGAGGCTGGAAATGCTTTTGGAGATGACACTATTTTCTTAGAGAAATACATTGACCATCCTAAGCACATAGAAGTGCAGATTATGGGCGATAATTATGGGAATATTGTCCATTTGTTCGAAAGGGATTGCTCCGTACAGAGAAGATTTCAAAAAGTAGTGGAAGTGGCGCCTTCAGCCAATCTTTCTCAAGAAACCAGAGATAAACTTTACGAGTACGCACTAGCCATCACACGGGAGGTTAATTACAATAATGTTGGGACAGTTGAGTTCTTGGTCGATAAAGAGGAGAATATCTACTTTATTGAGGTAAACCCAAGGATTCAGGTAGAACATACTATTACAGAAGAAATCACAGGAGTTGATATTGTTCGCTCGCAAATCCTTATTGCAAAGGGTCATGCTTTGGATGACCCTAGGATTTATATTCAAAGTCAGGAAGATGTGCAGTGTAATGGCTTTGCTATTCAATGTAGAATCACCACAGAAGACCCTGAAAATGGCTTTAAGCCTGATTATGGTACTATCATAGCCTATAGAAATGCAGGTGGTTTCGGGATTAGAATAGATGAAGGAAGTTCTTATGCCGGAGTGAATATTTCGCCTTTCTTTGATTCTATGTTGGTGAAAGTTTCTTCTCATGGTAGAACTTTAAAAGGAGCCGCTCAAAGATTGCACCGTGCACTTAGAGAATTTAGAATTAGAGGAGTAAAAACTAATATTGGTTTCCTTGAGAATGTGATTTCCCATCCAACATTCTATAATGGTGAATGTACCGTTAAGTTTATTGACGAGCATCCCGATTTATTCAAAATTACACAAAAATTTGACCGTGGAACTAAAACACTTCGCTTCTTAGCTGATGTGAGTGTAAATGGGCATCCAGATGTGAAATTTAAAGAAGAGAATAAAACTTTCCGTCACCCAGTAGTTCCAGATTATGACAAGTATGGAACTTACCCTAAAGGGACGAAAAATATACTGACAGAGTTAGGTCCTGAAAAATTCGCTGAATGGTTGAGAAAAGAAAAAGCTATTCATTATACCGATACTACTTTTAGAGATGCGCATCAATCCTTATTAGCAACACGGATGCGAGGCATTGATATGATGAAAGTGGCTGAAGGTTATGCCAAAAACAATCCTGAAATTTTCTCTATGGAAGTTTGGGGTGGAGCCACTTTTGATGTTTGCATGCGGTTTTTACATGAAAATCCTTGGGAGCGTTTAGCGAAGTTCAGAAGGGCGATGCCTAATGTTTTATTGCAGATGTTATTGCGAGGCTCCAATGCAGTAGGCTATAAAGCATATCCTGATAATTTGATTGAGAAATTCATTGAAAAATCAGCTGAAACAGGAATAGATATTTTCAGAATTTTTGATTCTCTCAATTGGCTAGAGGCAATGAAAGTCAGCATCAAAACGGTAAGGGAAAGGACCAATTCCATTGCAGAAGCTGCTATATGCTATACTGGCGATATTTTAGATCCTGAGCAAAAGAAATATACGCTGGATTACTATATTGACTTTGCAAAGCAACTAGAAGGTGAAGGGGCTCATATAATTGCAATTAAAGATATGGCAGGTTTGTTGAAACCGTATGCCGCCAAAGAATTAATCTCTGCTTTGAAATCTGAAATTAATTTACCTATTCATCTTCATACCCACGATACATCATCTGTGCAATCGGCTACTTATTTGCAAGCTATTGAAGCGGGAGTAGATGTAGTGGATGTCGCATTGGGCAGCATGTCAGGATTAACTTCTCAGCCTAATTTCAATTCAGTAGCCAGTTACATGCAAGGACATGAACGCGAGCAGAAATTGAATATCAACTCTTTAAATGATTATTCGACTTATTGGGAATATGTTCGTGAGTATTATTATCCATTCGAGTCTGGCTTAAAAGCTGGGACTGCCGAGATTTATGATAATGAAATCCCAGGCGGACAGTATTCAAACCTACGTCCACAGGCTAATGCATTAGGACTAGGTAATAAATTTGAAACGGTTAAAAAGAATTATGCATTGGTTAATCTCATGTTTGGCGATTTAGTGAAAGTAACTCCGTCATCTAAAGTGGTGGGAGATATGGCACTTTACATGACTTCCAACAATTTAACGCCAGATGATATTTTTGAAAAAGGGCATACCCTTTCATTTCCAGATTCTGTTGTGGATTTATTTAGAGGTGAATTGGGTCAGCCAGTAGGTGGGTTTCCTGAAAAATTAAGTAAAATTATTTTGAAGGGAGAAAAACCATTTACGGATAAGCCTAATAAGCATTTGGAACCAATAGATTTCAATAAGGAAATGGAAGCCTTCAAAAAGAAGTTTGATGGGCATGATGATGAGGCTGATTTATTGGCATACTTGCTTTATCCAAAAGTATATGAAGAATTCTATAATCATCAACAGAAATATGGAGAAGTAGGCTACATCCCGACCTTAGCCTTTTTCTATGGAATGAAAAATGGGGAAGAGATTTTGGTGGAAATTTCTGAAGGTAAAACCATCATCATCAAGTTATTGTACATCTCCGAACCAAATGAAGAAGCATTAAGAACAGTGTCTTTTGAATTGAACGGACAAACCAGAAGGGTTCAAATAAAAGACAATTCTGCTAAGGTTGATAAAGTAACCAACAAGAAGATTTCTGGTGAAAATGAGGTTGGAGCACCTCTGCAAGGAAAGCTGGCTTCTATCAAGGTGAAACGGGGAGATAAAGTAACGGAAAACACTGCATTATTTGTTATAGAGGCCATGAAAATGGAATCCTCCATAACAGCTCCAAGAGCCGGAGTGGTAAAAGAAGTCCACTTAAAATCAGGGGACATGGTGCAGCAAGATGATCTAGTTGTAAGCCTGGAGTAA
- a CDS encoding NAD-dependent epimerase/dehydratase family protein → MKKILITGGAGYIGSALIEKLLPLQEVEQIVIYDNLSRNNYHFFLGNKLPNQEKINFIQGELLDTRKLKKALNGIDTVIHLAAKVTTPFADADPHYFEQSNHWGTAELVYAVEESEVDHFIFASSVSVFGSSTDLIGENHHPNPRTIYGISKLRGEEHVARLMDKINTQILRLGNVYGFANAVRFDAVINRFMFDANFNNQIAIHGDGKQHRPFISIQKASEILKEVSINHDIPSDYYNVVDQNLQVLDIVDALKAIYPDMEFTFINQHLKLRELLVSPDSKLQKYIDFPKSNTNLKDDLMIFKEALRF, encoded by the coding sequence ATGAAGAAAATATTGATTACAGGAGGAGCCGGTTATATTGGTTCAGCATTGATTGAGAAACTTTTACCTTTGCAGGAAGTAGAACAAATCGTTATATATGATAACCTGAGCCGAAATAATTATCATTTCTTTTTAGGGAATAAGCTCCCCAATCAAGAGAAGATCAATTTTATTCAAGGGGAATTATTGGATACAAGAAAGCTTAAAAAAGCTCTGAATGGGATTGATACAGTCATCCATTTGGCAGCTAAAGTAACCACTCCCTTTGCAGATGCTGATCCACATTATTTTGAACAGAGTAATCATTGGGGTACGGCAGAATTGGTTTATGCAGTGGAAGAATCTGAAGTAGATCATTTTATTTTTGCTAGTAGCGTTTCCGTATTTGGTTCATCTACAGATCTGATTGGTGAAAACCACCATCCCAATCCAAGAACCATTTACGGTATTTCAAAATTAAGAGGAGAAGAACATGTTGCACGATTGATGGATAAAATCAACACGCAAATTTTAAGATTGGGCAATGTTTATGGCTTTGCCAATGCCGTCCGATTTGATGCCGTGATCAACCGCTTTATGTTTGATGCCAATTTCAACAATCAAATTGCTATTCATGGAGATGGGAAGCAACACCGCCCTTTTATCTCCATTCAAAAGGCTTCTGAAATATTAAAAGAAGTAAGCATCAACCATGATATTCCTTCAGACTATTATAATGTGGTAGATCAAAATCTGCAAGTTTTGGATATTGTAGATGCTTTAAAAGCCATTTATCCTGACATGGAATTCACTTTTATTAACCAGCATTTGAAATTAAGAGAACTGCTTGTCAGCCCAGACAGCAAACTCCAAAAATACATTGATTTTCCAAAGAGCAACACCAATCTTAAAGATGATTTAATGATTTTTAAAGAGGCTTTGAGGTTTTAG
- a CDS encoding phosphoadenylyl-sulfate reductase, which yields MTFKELEHKINQYQSEGKKYFTTSSFQSHSLVLLHMLSKIDSNIPVYFINTGYHFPDTVAFRDKIMADFGLTNLKDLKPLTPKNMQRDANGKMFFTSDPDYCCYLNKTQPMDAVLMQNDIWINGVRADQSKTRSAMKVEQQAPHGAMRLHPMLDWNSKMIHDYRKEYQLPDHPLEAKGYFSIGCEPCTRKFDLDMQERESRWYGMNKTECGLHTDLVK from the coding sequence ATGACATTTAAGGAATTAGAACACAAAATCAATCAATACCAATCAGAAGGGAAGAAGTATTTCACTACTTCTTCTTTTCAATCGCATAGTTTGGTATTGTTGCACATGTTGAGCAAAATAGATTCTAATATTCCTGTTTATTTTATCAATACAGGCTATCATTTTCCTGATACGGTTGCTTTTAGAGATAAAATCATGGCTGATTTTGGCTTGACTAATTTAAAGGATTTAAAGCCTTTGACTCCGAAAAATATGCAGCGTGATGCCAACGGAAAGATGTTCTTCACTTCAGATCCAGATTATTGCTGCTACCTCAATAAAACTCAACCGATGGATGCTGTATTGATGCAAAATGATATTTGGATCAATGGAGTTCGTGCCGATCAAAGCAAGACCCGTTCAGCCATGAAAGTAGAACAGCAAGCTCCTCATGGTGCTATGCGCTTGCACCCGATGTTGGACTGGAACTCCAAAATGATTCACGATTACCGAAAAGAATACCAGCTACCAGATCATCCACTAGAAGCAAAAGGCTATTTCAGCATTGGTTGCGAGCCTTGCACCCGCAAATTTGATTTGGATATGCAAGAGCGAGAAAGCCGTTGGTATGGTATGAATAAGACCGAATGTGGCTTACATACTGACTTGGTTAAATAA